One window of Diabrotica undecimpunctata isolate CICGRU chromosome 8, icDiaUnde3, whole genome shotgun sequence genomic DNA carries:
- the LOC140447392 gene encoding uncharacterized protein isoform X2 → MMYTDNRFSDKEKKLLKQMKFHPCLSQQVDMTKVQLDVIKPWISDKLTEMLKMDDDVVVNFVYNQLEVKFPDPKKMQINLTGFLQSKNSMEFMTELWQLLISAQENPKGIPFSFINLKREELAIKKEKEDKEREQREKSDKERKYRDRDRSRSRRSRSRSRNRKSSRDRSSRNKKSKSRDRNSRSRDRKSRSRDRKSRSVDKKSRSRDRKSGSRDRNSHSRDRKSRSRSREKKSASRSRDRVSKSRSRERDRTRSRSASKPKEDVPRNGDVSPKAAVNGGREDSETEKQSSNSAPALPVSKLQAKLMSLAENKKVSRSRSRTRSHTRSKSRGPRSKSRSKSRSSSRSFKGRRSASKEAKVKRRSRSSSGSKENFEIRKKEDSVQKKRHYRSNKDSSDSEADVKRKRSRSKSARRKDSPRKKRSTSRRRSDSRRRSASRRRSPSRGRRSPSRDRRRRSMSRRQSPRRGPGPRGSYGRRSRSRRRGNSRQRRSSPRRRSRSHSRNRFRRSRSRNRNSYRRPSPSRDRRMSRERDRRSRSRRRSRERGSARRRSPPRDRSRPRRPSPSPQKRDNRNQRPRKDDRHPEPPPKKVEEARRRIEEEINRHEKKEREEGERKKKAEAAAAEEKSRKEKEREKEKKKSRSISPEESYPIPPHGPPRYSRSLSRTPSPFIKAHEFPPKPSKATSVKDDKKKASKEKPEVKPKKVTKKPPKSESESSSESESDEDTRKDKRKVRTKKKPKKRDSSSSESEDERSSREVEVKKKKEKKKRDSSEEKSSKKRHQSSDSEEDKKKKKRRSKSSEKSKKSKRDTSESDVPTKKKKRQDSSDESEKEKSRKHKKEKDSSSESDDDSSKKRKHKKKATKSVSDSDDEQEVKKKKRDKKHKKKRKHTKKHKKHKKKKQDSDDSDNSESEVVNEDEKKLREKALKSMKRQNSSDKSEFLGEKSLWCIHYATSRLACSADSIFFSPCLFPPQRSQLGARKQYQLLKGEFHASSNPTQIYHHDPRHLMVF, encoded by the exons ATGATGTATACG GACAACCGATTCAGTGACAAGGAGAAGAAGCTTCTAAAGCAGATGAAATTTCACCCCTGCCTGAGTCAGCAG GTGGATATGACGAAAGTACAGTTGGACGTTATCAAGCCTTGGATTTCCGATAAACTAACTGAAATGCTGAAAATGGATGATGATGTTGTGGTTAATTTCGTCTATAATCAATTGGAAGTTAAG TTTCCAGATCCTAAGAAGATGCAGATCAACTTGACTGGATTCTTACAAAGCAAAAATTCAATGGAATTCATGACGGAACTATGGCAACTTCTAATATCAGCTCAGGAAAATCCCAAAGGAATTCCATTTTCATTCATCAATCTAAAAAGAGAAGAATTAGccataaaaaag GAAAAAGAAGATAAAGAACGGGAGCAGCGAGAAAAATCAGACAAGGAACGTAAGTATCGAGATCGAGATAGATCCCGATCCAGACGTTCCAGGTCCAGATCTAGGAACCGGAAGTCTTCTAGAGACCGCTCAAGTcgaaacaaaaaatctaaaagcAGGGATCGAAATTCCAGAAGCCGCGACAGGAAATCCAGAAGTAGGGATAGAAAATCGAGAAGCGTGGACAAAAAATCCAGGAGTCGGGATAGGAAATCCGGCAGCCGAGATAGAAATTCACATAGCAGGGATAGAAAGTCAAGAAGTAGGAGCAGGGAGAAGAAATCAGCGAGCAGATCTagggatagggtaagcaaatcTAGGAGCAGGGAGAGGGATAGAACCAGGAGTAGATCTGCATCAAAACCAAAGGAAGACGTTCCCAGAAATGGTGATGTTAGTCCAAAAGCTGCAGTTAATGGTGGGAGGGAAGATTCTGAAACAGAAAAGCAGTCGAG TAATTCAGCACCAGCACTCCCAGTCTCCAAGCTTCAAGCGAAGTTGATGTCTCTGGCAGAGAACAAGAAGGTCTCGAGATCACGTTCCCGTACTAGGTCCCATACCCGTTCGAAATCACGAGGGCCTCGATCAAAATCCAGGTCCAAATCCCGATCGTCGAGCCGTTCTTTTAAAGGAAGGAGATCGGCTTCAAAGGAGGCGAAGGTCAAAAGGAGATCGAGATCGTCTTCTGGCTCGAAGGAGAATTTCGAAATTCGCAAGAAAGAAGACAGCGTGCAGAAAAAGCGACATTATAGATCTAATAAGGACAGTTCCGACAGCGAGGCAGACGTGAAAAGAAAAAGGTCGAGGTCGAAATCAGCTAGACGTAAAGACAGTCCGAGAAAGAAGAGGAGTACATCTAGGAGACGTTCTGATAGCAGGCGGAGAAGTGCATCGAGAAG ACGAAGCCCATCCAGGGGAAGGAGAAGCCCTAGCAGAGATAGGAGACGACGCAGCATGTCGAGACGTCAAAGTCCGAGGAGAGGGCCTGGACCTAGAGGAAGCTACGGCCGCAGAAGTAGGAGTCGTAGGAGAGGAAATAGTAGACAGAGACGCAGCAGTCCCAGACGACGTTCCAGAAGCCATAGTAGAAATAG GTTCCGCCGTAGTAGAAGCCGCAATAGGAATTCCTATAGGAGACCCTCCCCCTCTCGTGATAGAAGGATGTCGAGAGAGCGTGATCGTCGATCGAGATCCAGGAGACGTTCCCGAGAAAGGGGCAGCGCAAGGAGACGCTCACCACCACGAGACAGATCACGCCCCAGGAGACCTAGCCCCAGTCCACAGAAGAGAGACAATCGAAACCAACGGCCAAGGAAGGATGATCGTCATCCCGAACCACCTCCGAAGAAAGTCGAGGAAGCCAGgcgaagaatagaagaggagatTAATCGTCACGAGAAGAAAGAAAGAGAAGAGGGCGAGCGGAAGAAGAAGGCCGAAGCTGCAGCAGCCGAGGAAAAATCAAGAAAGGAGAAGGAACGGGAGAAGGAAAAGAAGAAATCTAGAAGTATCAGTCCCGAGGAGAGTTACCCGATACCGCCACATGGTCCTCCTAGGTATTCTAGGAGTTTGTCGAGAACTCCATCGCCATTCATCAAGGCCCACGAGTTCCCTCCGAAGCCCTCTAAGGCGACGAGCGTGAAGGATGATAAGAAGAAAGCTAGCAAGGAGAAGCCGGAAGTAAAACCGAAGAAGGTTACCAAGAAGCCACCCAAGAGCGAGTCAGAGTCCTCCAGCGAGTCCGAAAGTGACGAAGATACCAGAAAAGACAAGCGCAAAGTCCGAACGAAGAAGAAGCCGAAGAAACGGGACTCCAGCAGCAGCGAGAGCGAGGACGAGAGGTCTTCGAGAGAAGTAGAAGtcaaaaagaagaaagagaagaagaagagggaCAGCAGCGAGGAAAAGTCTTCAAAGAAGCGCCACCAAAGTTCCGATTCAGAAGAggataagaagaaaaagaagcggCGATCGAAGAGTtcagaaaaatcaaagaaatccAAGAGGGATACCAGCGAGAGCGACGTGCCCACCAAGAAGAAGAAGCGACAAGACAGCTCTGATGAGTCCGAAAAGGAAAAGTCCAGGAAACACAAGAAGGAGAAGGATAGTTCATCCGAGAGCGACGACGATTCATCGAAGAAGAGGAAACACAAGAAAAAAGCTACGAAATCTGTCAGTGACTCCGACGACGAACAAGaggttaagaagaagaagagggatAAGAAGCACAAAAAGAAGAGGAAGCATACTAAGAAACACAAGaagcataagaagaagaagcaggaCAGCGATGACTCGGACAATAGCGAATCTGAAGTGGTAAATGAGGACGAGAAGAAGCTTAGAGAAAAagctttgaagtcaatgaagaggCAAAATTCTAGCGATAAGTCTGA GTTCTTGGGTGAGAAATCACTATGGTGTATTCACTATGCCACCTCCAGGCTTGCCTGCTCAGCTGATTCCATATTCTTCTCTCCCTGTCTATTCCCACCCCAAAGGTCTCAACTCGGAGCCAGGAAACAATATCAGCTG TTGAAAGGAGAATTCCATGCGTCGAGCAACCCAACGCAAATTTATCATCACGATCCACGTCATCTCATGGTCTTCTAA
- the LOC140447392 gene encoding uncharacterized protein isoform X5, translating into MMYTGTNTDQDNRFSDKEKKLLKQMKFHPCLSQQVDMTKVQLDVIKPWISDKLTEMLKMDDDVVVNFVYNQLEVKFPDPKKMQINLTGFLQSKNSMEFMTELWQLLISAQENPKGIPFSFINLKREELAIKKEKEDKEREQREKSDKERKYRDRDRSRSRRSRSRSRNRKSSRDRSSRNKKSKSRDRNSRSRDRKSRSRDRKSRSVDKKSRSRDRKSGSRDRNSHSRDRKSRSRSREKKSASRSRDRVSKSRSRERDRTRSRSASKPKEDVPRNGDVSPKAAVNGGREDSETEKQSSNSAPALPVSKLQAKLMSLAENKKVSRSRSRTRSHTRSKSRGPRSKSRSKSRSSSRSFKGRRSASKEAKVKRRSRSSSGSKENFEIRKKEDSVQKKRHYRSNKDSSDSEADVKRKRSRSKSARRKDSPRKKRSTSRRRSDSRRRSASRRRSPSRGRRSPSRDRRRRSMSRRQSPRRGPGPRGSYGRRSRSRRRGNSRQRRSSPRRRSRSHSRNRFRRSRSRNRNSYRRPSPSRDRRMSRERDRRSRSRRRSRERGSARRRSPPRDRSRPRRPSPSPQKRDNRNQRPRKDDRHPEPPPKKVEEARRRIEEEINRHEKKEREEGERKKKAEAAAAEEKSRKEKEREKEKKKSRSISPEESYPIPPHGPPRYSRSLSRTPSPFIKAHEFPPKPSKATSVKDDKKKASKEKPEVKPKKVTKKPPKSESESSSESESDEDTRKDKRKVRTKKKPKKRDSSSSESEDERSSREVEVKKKKEKKKRDSSEEKSSKKRHQSSDSEEDKKKKKRRSKSSEKSKKSKRDTSESDVPTKKKKRQDSSDESEKEKSRKHKKEKDSSSESDDDSSKKRKHKKKATKSVSDSDDEQEVKKKKRDKKHKKKRKHTKKHKKHKKKKQDSDDSDNSESEVVNEDEKKLREKALKSMKRQNSSDKSD; encoded by the exons ATGATGTATACG GGTACGAACACCGATCAGGACAACCGATTCAGTGACAAGGAGAAGAAGCTTCTAAAGCAGATGAAATTTCACCCCTGCCTGAGTCAGCAG GTGGATATGACGAAAGTACAGTTGGACGTTATCAAGCCTTGGATTTCCGATAAACTAACTGAAATGCTGAAAATGGATGATGATGTTGTGGTTAATTTCGTCTATAATCAATTGGAAGTTAAG TTTCCAGATCCTAAGAAGATGCAGATCAACTTGACTGGATTCTTACAAAGCAAAAATTCAATGGAATTCATGACGGAACTATGGCAACTTCTAATATCAGCTCAGGAAAATCCCAAAGGAATTCCATTTTCATTCATCAATCTAAAAAGAGAAGAATTAGccataaaaaag GAAAAAGAAGATAAAGAACGGGAGCAGCGAGAAAAATCAGACAAGGAACGTAAGTATCGAGATCGAGATAGATCCCGATCCAGACGTTCCAGGTCCAGATCTAGGAACCGGAAGTCTTCTAGAGACCGCTCAAGTcgaaacaaaaaatctaaaagcAGGGATCGAAATTCCAGAAGCCGCGACAGGAAATCCAGAAGTAGGGATAGAAAATCGAGAAGCGTGGACAAAAAATCCAGGAGTCGGGATAGGAAATCCGGCAGCCGAGATAGAAATTCACATAGCAGGGATAGAAAGTCAAGAAGTAGGAGCAGGGAGAAGAAATCAGCGAGCAGATCTagggatagggtaagcaaatcTAGGAGCAGGGAGAGGGATAGAACCAGGAGTAGATCTGCATCAAAACCAAAGGAAGACGTTCCCAGAAATGGTGATGTTAGTCCAAAAGCTGCAGTTAATGGTGGGAGGGAAGATTCTGAAACAGAAAAGCAGTCGAG TAATTCAGCACCAGCACTCCCAGTCTCCAAGCTTCAAGCGAAGTTGATGTCTCTGGCAGAGAACAAGAAGGTCTCGAGATCACGTTCCCGTACTAGGTCCCATACCCGTTCGAAATCACGAGGGCCTCGATCAAAATCCAGGTCCAAATCCCGATCGTCGAGCCGTTCTTTTAAAGGAAGGAGATCGGCTTCAAAGGAGGCGAAGGTCAAAAGGAGATCGAGATCGTCTTCTGGCTCGAAGGAGAATTTCGAAATTCGCAAGAAAGAAGACAGCGTGCAGAAAAAGCGACATTATAGATCTAATAAGGACAGTTCCGACAGCGAGGCAGACGTGAAAAGAAAAAGGTCGAGGTCGAAATCAGCTAGACGTAAAGACAGTCCGAGAAAGAAGAGGAGTACATCTAGGAGACGTTCTGATAGCAGGCGGAGAAGTGCATCGAGAAG ACGAAGCCCATCCAGGGGAAGGAGAAGCCCTAGCAGAGATAGGAGACGACGCAGCATGTCGAGACGTCAAAGTCCGAGGAGAGGGCCTGGACCTAGAGGAAGCTACGGCCGCAGAAGTAGGAGTCGTAGGAGAGGAAATAGTAGACAGAGACGCAGCAGTCCCAGACGACGTTCCAGAAGCCATAGTAGAAATAG GTTCCGCCGTAGTAGAAGCCGCAATAGGAATTCCTATAGGAGACCCTCCCCCTCTCGTGATAGAAGGATGTCGAGAGAGCGTGATCGTCGATCGAGATCCAGGAGACGTTCCCGAGAAAGGGGCAGCGCAAGGAGACGCTCACCACCACGAGACAGATCACGCCCCAGGAGACCTAGCCCCAGTCCACAGAAGAGAGACAATCGAAACCAACGGCCAAGGAAGGATGATCGTCATCCCGAACCACCTCCGAAGAAAGTCGAGGAAGCCAGgcgaagaatagaagaggagatTAATCGTCACGAGAAGAAAGAAAGAGAAGAGGGCGAGCGGAAGAAGAAGGCCGAAGCTGCAGCAGCCGAGGAAAAATCAAGAAAGGAGAAGGAACGGGAGAAGGAAAAGAAGAAATCTAGAAGTATCAGTCCCGAGGAGAGTTACCCGATACCGCCACATGGTCCTCCTAGGTATTCTAGGAGTTTGTCGAGAACTCCATCGCCATTCATCAAGGCCCACGAGTTCCCTCCGAAGCCCTCTAAGGCGACGAGCGTGAAGGATGATAAGAAGAAAGCTAGCAAGGAGAAGCCGGAAGTAAAACCGAAGAAGGTTACCAAGAAGCCACCCAAGAGCGAGTCAGAGTCCTCCAGCGAGTCCGAAAGTGACGAAGATACCAGAAAAGACAAGCGCAAAGTCCGAACGAAGAAGAAGCCGAAGAAACGGGACTCCAGCAGCAGCGAGAGCGAGGACGAGAGGTCTTCGAGAGAAGTAGAAGtcaaaaagaagaaagagaagaagaagagggaCAGCAGCGAGGAAAAGTCTTCAAAGAAGCGCCACCAAAGTTCCGATTCAGAAGAggataagaagaaaaagaagcggCGATCGAAGAGTtcagaaaaatcaaagaaatccAAGAGGGATACCAGCGAGAGCGACGTGCCCACCAAGAAGAAGAAGCGACAAGACAGCTCTGATGAGTCCGAAAAGGAAAAGTCCAGGAAACACAAGAAGGAGAAGGATAGTTCATCCGAGAGCGACGACGATTCATCGAAGAAGAGGAAACACAAGAAAAAAGCTACGAAATCTGTCAGTGACTCCGACGACGAACAAGaggttaagaagaagaagagggatAAGAAGCACAAAAAGAAGAGGAAGCATACTAAGAAACACAAGaagcataagaagaagaagcaggaCAGCGATGACTCGGACAATAGCGAATCTGAAGTGGTAAATGAGGACGAGAAGAAGCTTAGAGAAAAagctttgaagtcaatgaagaggCAAAATTCTAGCGATAAGTCTGA TTGA